One segment of Gemmatimonadota bacterium DNA contains the following:
- a CDS encoding M1 family metallopeptidase, with the protein MLTLLLALQAPLAARADTIPSRHDALHHDITIVLGDTGRHIVGVMTTTWRLASAEPVEVQLDSAFRVVRVLTDGEGESRMARITFARNPGGGVYIPHKKGAGDTLHTTIRYHGPVRDGLIITDDSARGRTWFADNWPDRAHRWLPLEDQPGDKATVDFHVEAPPGVRVIANGVPGKVDTLPRGRALWHFRQRQAIPPYGMVLGAGPLVTTTLPDAACETRCVPLAVVTFAEDSAWAVTGPFRRAGHMLDFFSRYVGPFPYDRLAHVQSTTIFGGAENPTAIFYDWKAYRDHRLGEQTVAHETAHQWFGDAVTEDDWHHLWLSEGFATYFAALWRREADGDSAFRAEMQRQARSVFGSRATERPILDTAATDLMGLLNSNNYPKGSWVLHTLRGLIGDAPFQAGIREWYATYRDGSALSSDFARVMAKAAGRDLEWYFHQALLQPGYPKLDVRWRHAGRRLLVTIRQVQPAGWGTFRMPGLVLRVDGRDVPVEVTGQETAVTIEDVRAAPKGVEVDPAGWWLLEATVAEGR; encoded by the coding sequence ATGCTGACGCTCCTCCTGGCCCTCCAGGCCCCGCTCGCGGCACGGGCCGACACGATCCCGTCCCGCCATGACGCGCTGCACCACGACATTACCATCGTCCTCGGCGACACCGGCCGGCACATCGTCGGGGTGATGACCACCACCTGGCGGCTGGCCTCCGCGGAGCCGGTGGAGGTGCAGCTCGACAGCGCCTTCCGGGTGGTCCGGGTGCTGACCGACGGTGAAGGTGAAAGCCGGATGGCGCGAATCACCTTCGCGCGCAACCCGGGCGGCGGGGTGTACATCCCGCACAAGAAGGGCGCCGGCGACACCCTTCACACCACCATCCGCTACCACGGCCCGGTGCGCGACGGGCTCATCATCACCGACGACTCCGCCCGCGGCCGCACCTGGTTCGCCGACAACTGGCCCGACCGCGCCCACCGCTGGCTGCCGCTCGAGGACCAGCCGGGCGACAAGGCGACGGTGGACTTCCACGTCGAGGCGCCCCCCGGCGTGCGGGTGATCGCCAACGGGGTGCCGGGCAAGGTCGACACGCTGCCCCGCGGTCGCGCCCTGTGGCACTTCCGGCAGCGCCAGGCGATCCCGCCCTACGGCATGGTGCTCGGCGCCGGGCCGCTCGTCACCACCACCCTCCCAGACGCCGCGTGTGAGACTCGGTGCGTGCCGCTGGCGGTGGTGACCTTCGCGGAGGATTCCGCGTGGGCCGTGACGGGGCCGTTCCGCCGGGCTGGCCACATGCTCGACTTCTTCTCCCGCTACGTCGGGCCCTTCCCGTACGACCGGCTGGCCCACGTGCAGTCCACGACGATCTTCGGCGGGGCCGAGAACCCGACGGCGATCTTCTACGACTGGAAGGCGTACCGGGACCACCGCCTGGGCGAGCAGACCGTGGCGCACGAGACCGCGCACCAGTGGTTCGGCGACGCGGTGACCGAGGACGACTGGCACCACCTCTGGCTCTCCGAGGGATTCGCCACCTACTTCGCCGCCCTGTGGCGCCGGGAGGCCGACGGCGACAGCGCCTTCCGGGCCGAGATGCAGCGCCAGGCCCGATCGGTGTTCGGCTCGCGCGCCACCGAGCGACCCATCCTCGACACCGCCGCCACCGACCTCATGGGGCTGCTCAACAGCAACAACTACCCCAAGGGCTCGTGGGTGCTGCACACCCTGCGGGGCCTCATCGGCGACGCCCCGTTCCAGGCCGGCATCCGCGAGTGGTACGCCACCTACCGCGACGGGTCGGCGCTCAGCAGTGACTTCGCCCGGGTCATGGCGAAGGCGGCCGGCCGGGACCTCGAGTGGTACTTCCATCAGGCGCTGCTGCAGCCCGGTTACCCGAAGCTCGACGTCCGCTGGCGGCACGCCGGACGCCGCCTGCTGGTGACCATCCGCCAGGTGCAGCCGGCGGGGTGGGGCACCTTCCGGATGCCCGGACTGGTGCTGCGGGTGGATGGGCGGGACGTGCCGGTGGAGGTGACCGGGCAGGAGACGGCGGTCACGATCGAGGACGTGCGCGCCGCGCCCAAGGGTGTCGAGGTGGATCCCGCCGGCTGGTGGCTGCTCGAGGCCACCGTGGCGGAGGGCCGCTGA
- a CDS encoding diguanylate cyclase, whose product MTHQPRILVADDDQALTRTLSWILKEHEYDVVVVNSGESLLDRLAAEPYDLLMLDIMMPGSDGLVLLERVKADPRVRDVPVLMISSMPPEEATVRALGLGAADFISKPFRVRELLARVKAHLRVGRELNQARAEARSRSEMVDILQEVTASLKPEEIYHILVRRVARGLKISKCSLVFANPGEETAVVVASYENPMLRDLPIELRRYPEIRRALDARQTVLVTDVATDPLYAEARESWETGGVAVPTRSAIAIPFVMRDQRAGVFFLRTTAEDTPLNQSDLTFAEQVIRAAVQALEKAYDLESAVLGREHMKTLAETDPLTETFNRRALADKLVQEIERANRYGTQLACLMVDVDNFKQINDAHGHLAGDVVLRQLGGILRREQRAVDIVARFGGEEFVVILPETVSGGARIFAERVIRKVAGHPFGEGGQAIHVTVSVGIACYPDDRVQDSESLLKLADQNLYKAKQDGRNRYRD is encoded by the coding sequence ATGACCCACCAGCCCCGGATTCTCGTCGCCGACGACGACCAGGCGCTCACCCGCACCCTCTCGTGGATCCTCAAGGAGCACGAGTACGACGTCGTGGTGGTGAACAGCGGCGAGTCGCTGCTCGACCGCCTGGCCGCCGAGCCGTACGACCTCCTGATGCTCGACATCATGATGCCGGGCTCCGACGGGCTGGTCCTGCTCGAGCGGGTGAAGGCCGACCCCCGCGTGCGCGACGTGCCGGTGCTGATGATCTCGTCCATGCCGCCCGAGGAGGCCACGGTCCGGGCGCTGGGCCTCGGCGCCGCCGACTTCATCTCCAAGCCGTTCCGGGTGCGCGAGCTGCTGGCCCGGGTCAAGGCGCACCTCCGGGTGGGCCGCGAGCTCAACCAGGCCCGCGCGGAGGCCCGCAGCCGCTCCGAGATGGTGGACATCCTCCAGGAGGTGACCGCCTCCCTCAAGCCGGAGGAGATCTACCACATCCTGGTGCGCCGGGTGGCCCGCGGGCTCAAGATCTCCAAGTGCTCGCTGGTCTTCGCCAACCCCGGCGAGGAGACGGCGGTGGTGGTGGCGTCGTACGAGAACCCGATGCTGCGCGACCTGCCCATCGAGCTCCGGCGCTACCCCGAGATCCGCCGCGCCCTCGACGCCCGGCAGACGGTGCTGGTCACCGACGTGGCCACCGACCCGCTCTACGCCGAGGCGCGGGAATCGTGGGAGACCGGCGGGGTGGCGGTGCCTACCCGCTCGGCCATCGCCATCCCGTTCGTGATGCGCGACCAGCGGGCCGGGGTGTTCTTCCTGCGGACCACCGCCGAGGACACCCCGCTCAACCAGTCGGACCTGACCTTTGCCGAGCAGGTCATCCGCGCGGCGGTGCAGGCCCTCGAGAAGGCGTACGACCTGGAGAGCGCGGTGCTCGGCCGCGAGCACATGAAGACCCTGGCCGAGACCGACCCGCTCACCGAGACGTTCAACCGGCGGGCGCTGGCCGACAAGCTGGTGCAGGAGATCGAGCGCGCCAACCGCTACGGCACCCAGCTGGCGTGCCTGATGGTCGACGTCGACAACTTCAAGCAGATCAACGACGCCCACGGCCACCTGGCGGGCGACGTGGTGCTGCGGCAGCTGGGCGGCATCCTCCGCCGGGAGCAGCGCGCCGTCGACATCGTGGCCCGCTTCGGCGGCGAGGAGTTCGTGGTGATCCTGCCCGAGACGGTCTCCGGCGGCGCCCGCATCTTCGCCGAGCGCGTCATCCGCAAGGTGGCCGGCCATCCCTTCGGGGAGGGCGGCCAGGCCATTCACGTGACGGTGAGCGTGGGGATCGCCTGCTACCCGGACGACCGGGTGCAGGACTCCGAGTCCCTGCTCAAGCTCGCCGACCAGAACCTCTACAAGGCCAAGCAGGACGGCCGCAACCGGTACCGCGATTGA
- a CDS encoding Dabb family protein: MIHHIVCFRFKPGTPDAAIEAAGAALRGMQGQIPEVREVRWGPNLAPSAGEYPWVLIVLLDDMDAVERYTLHPVHQQVVGEFLAPVREARLAVDVEV; this comes from the coding sequence ATGATCCACCACATCGTCTGCTTCCGATTCAAGCCGGGCACGCCCGACGCCGCCATCGAGGCCGCGGGTGCGGCGCTGCGCGGGATGCAGGGGCAGATCCCCGAGGTGCGCGAGGTGCGCTGGGGACCGAACCTGGCACCGAGTGCCGGCGAATACCCCTGGGTGCTCATCGTGCTGCTCGACGACATGGACGCCGTGGAGCGCTACACCCTGCATCCGGTCCACCAGCAGGTCGTGGGTGAGTTCCTGGCCCCGGTGCGCGAGGCGCGGCTGGCGGTGGACGTGGAGGTCTAG
- a CDS encoding serine/threonine protein kinase, with translation MSSRRCPRCNRMYADPARFCPQDGSPLVEVAGGKPASETSAGLRTMVRQAAKRGPGMDRASTLSNTLLDERYEVGKRLGEGGMSYVYLAKDLSNAETVAIKVLTPKLKEDKSSVERLRREAGLAMRLDHPNVCRIFRLGETEDGLIYLVMPYLAGELLSDREVRQGALPLDLGVPLLVQMTRGLQHAHDLQIIHRDLKPENVMLVPDDQGPGGVRAVVMDFGLAKERRQEPEVAKLTATGIVLGTPEFMSPEQIRGKPLDARSDIYALAIVAFEMFTGQLPFQGRNAQEMMIARLRGKPKMLREVKPDLPGRLEQVLTKAMALDPADRFTTMGQFAEALEGAEDSGVFAKLFRK, from the coding sequence TTGAGCAGCCGACGCTGTCCCCGCTGCAACCGGATGTACGCCGACCCCGCGCGCTTCTGTCCCCAGGACGGCAGCCCGCTGGTCGAGGTCGCCGGCGGCAAGCCCGCCTCCGAGACCAGCGCGGGCCTCCGCACCATGGTGCGCCAGGCCGCCAAGCGCGGTCCCGGCATGGACCGGGCAAGCACCCTCAGCAACACCCTGCTCGACGAGCGCTACGAAGTGGGCAAGCGGCTGGGCGAGGGCGGCATGTCCTACGTCTACCTCGCCAAGGACCTCTCCAACGCGGAGACCGTGGCGATCAAGGTGCTCACCCCCAAGCTCAAGGAAGACAAGAGCTCGGTGGAACGGCTCCGGCGCGAGGCGGGGCTCGCCATGCGCCTCGACCACCCCAACGTCTGCCGCATCTTCCGCCTCGGCGAGACCGAGGACGGGCTCATCTACCTGGTGATGCCCTACCTGGCCGGCGAGCTGCTCTCCGACCGCGAGGTGCGGCAGGGCGCGCTCCCCCTCGACCTCGGCGTGCCGCTCCTGGTGCAGATGACCCGCGGGCTGCAGCACGCCCACGACCTGCAGATCATCCACCGCGACCTCAAGCCCGAGAACGTCATGCTGGTCCCCGACGACCAGGGGCCGGGCGGGGTGCGCGCGGTGGTCATGGACTTCGGCCTGGCCAAGGAACGCCGCCAGGAACCCGAGGTGGCCAAGCTCACCGCGACGGGCATCGTGCTGGGGACGCCGGAATTCATGAGTCCCGAGCAGATCCGCGGCAAGCCGCTCGACGCCCGCAGCGACATCTACGCCCTCGCCATCGTGGCGTTCGAGATGTTCACCGGCCAGCTCCCCTTCCAGGGCCGCAACGCGCAGGAGATGATGATCGCCCGCCTGCGCGGCAAGCCCAAGATGCTGCGCGAGGTGAAGCCCGACCTCCCCGGCCGCCTGGAGCAGGTGCTCACCAAGGCGATGGCCCTCGATCCCGCCGACCGCTTCACCACCATGGGCCAGTTCGCGGAGGCCCTGGAGGGTGCGGAGGACAGCGGAGTGTTCGCCAAGCTCTTCCGAAAGTAG
- a CDS encoding TetR/AcrR family transcriptional regulator, with protein sequence MNSTPGPRTGAATRARLLEAGFTLFTTTGFLRTTTPALAAHAGIAEGTIYRHFKSKDALLTECHRLTATWAIEALKGTEGERGARTPERLAAFAGELVARATEHPPTIRVLFAEDHEPFLDEPTRGLRRAFGDALVQLMAMGKSDGLVRSGPAEVWAAVWLAVIELGVSRVAAGDWTPDSGNLALTVHAAWDAIAAPDRPSAPPAE encoded by the coding sequence ATGAACAGCACGCCGGGACCCCGCACCGGGGCCGCCACCAGGGCTCGCCTGCTCGAGGCGGGATTCACGCTGTTCACCACCACCGGGTTCCTCCGCACCACCACCCCCGCCCTCGCGGCCCACGCCGGGATCGCCGAGGGGACGATCTACCGTCATTTCAAGAGCAAGGACGCGCTGCTCACGGAGTGCCACCGCCTGACGGCCACCTGGGCCATCGAGGCGCTCAAGGGCACGGAGGGGGAGCGCGGGGCCCGGACTCCCGAGCGGCTCGCGGCGTTCGCGGGGGAGCTGGTGGCCCGTGCCACCGAGCACCCGCCCACCATCCGCGTGCTCTTCGCCGAGGACCACGAACCGTTCCTGGATGAGCCCACCCGCGGGCTGCGCCGGGCCTTCGGCGACGCGCTGGTGCAGCTGATGGCCATGGGGAAGTCGGACGGGCTGGTGAGGTCGGGGCCGGCGGAGGTGTGGGCCGCGGTGTGGCTCGCGGTGATCGAGCTCGGGGTGAGCCGGGTGGCCGCCGGCGACTGGACGCCGGACAGCGGCAACCTGGCCCTCACCGTCCATGCGGCGTGGGACGCTATTGCGGCCCCGGATAGACCGTCAGCGCCGCCGGCGGAGTGA
- a CDS encoding BamA/TamA family outer membrane protein translates to MRSQVGSALRRLVGGAALLTIAAGAPLAAQGSSEWKGPSGPWKDSFYPFFPSLGNNFPLIALHFEERRPGDYFARTPYAGLLTVDAGLGFTGARMLVGRLHAPLLKKDWRLAVTAGATRESRLGWYGLGNGAAFDESLVTDQQPHWYRASRSRYFGGVDVSRHVAGPVYLSLSGAVDRSNFSDLSKPSLWRTQFGTGDLTDTDVTGRLTLVVDTRDNEFNTARGVYAQGSVGTGSGGDGYTRVTGDVRGYLPLREGTVVAVRVAGSNVSADAPLNARLDVPTWEGATAVYGGAYSNRGLAYQRLIGRGVLVSSAEVRHDLLNLGDLGAFTLIGFVDAGRVFEGRDFALTTKGMQVGGGGGLAIRLMRFTIWTFNFATGPDGFQFTAGSGWSF, encoded by the coding sequence ATGCGATCCCAGGTCGGTTCGGCCCTGCGGCGGTTGGTTGGTGGCGCGGCACTGCTCACGATCGCCGCCGGCGCCCCGCTCGCGGCGCAGGGGAGCAGCGAGTGGAAAGGCCCGTCGGGACCGTGGAAGGACAGCTTCTATCCCTTCTTCCCCTCGCTCGGCAACAACTTCCCCCTGATCGCCCTGCACTTCGAGGAGCGGCGCCCGGGCGACTACTTCGCCCGCACCCCCTACGCCGGCCTGCTCACGGTGGACGCCGGGCTCGGCTTCACCGGCGCCCGGATGCTGGTGGGCCGGCTCCACGCCCCGCTGCTCAAGAAGGACTGGCGCCTGGCGGTCACCGCCGGCGCCACCCGCGAGTCGCGGCTGGGCTGGTACGGCCTCGGCAACGGCGCCGCGTTCGACGAATCGCTGGTCACCGACCAGCAGCCCCACTGGTACCGCGCCAGCCGCTCCCGCTACTTCGGCGGCGTGGATGTGTCGCGCCACGTCGCGGGGCCGGTGTACCTCTCCCTGAGCGGCGCGGTGGACCGCAGCAACTTCAGCGACCTCAGCAAGCCCTCGCTGTGGCGCACCCAGTTCGGCACCGGGGACCTCACCGACACCGACGTGACCGGCCGCCTGACCCTGGTGGTCGACACCCGCGACAACGAGTTCAACACCGCCCGCGGCGTCTACGCCCAGGGCTCGGTGGGCACCGGCTCCGGCGGCGACGGCTATACCCGCGTCACCGGCGACGTGCGCGGGTACCTGCCGCTCCGGGAGGGGACGGTGGTGGCGGTGCGGGTGGCGGGCTCCAACGTGAGCGCCGACGCCCCGCTCAACGCGCGGCTCGACGTGCCCACCTGGGAGGGCGCCACCGCGGTGTATGGCGGCGCCTACTCCAACCGCGGCCTGGCTTACCAGCGGCTGATCGGTCGCGGGGTGCTGGTGAGCAGCGCCGAGGTCCGCCACGACCTCCTCAACCTGGGCGACCTCGGCGCCTTCACGCTGATCGGCTTCGTGGATGCGGGGCGGGTGTTCGAGGGGCGGGACTTCGCGCTGACCACCAAGGGAATGCAGGTGGGTGGCGGCGGCGGGCTGGCCATCCGGCTGATGCGCTTCACCATCTGGACCTTCAACTTCGCCACCGGCCCCGACGGCTTCCAGTTCACGGCCGGGAGCGGGTGGTCGTTCTGA
- a CDS encoding pyridoxal-phosphate dependent enzyme codes for MVEVAGHPLFLKCEHLQPIGAFKVRGAHTAIARLAPGRRAAGVVTSSSGNHGQAVAWVAQRFGVRSVVVMPESAPAVKVAGVRRHGGEVVFAGRTRSPEQQARADQYAAADGLAMIPPFDHPDVIAGQGTAGLEILEQVPAVATVLVPVGGGGLLSGITTAIKALAPGVEIIGVEPAGAPKLGAALAAGRPATLTETASVADGLLTRSIGQLPWALIQAHVHRAIAVTDEEIARAVRYLYERQGLRVEPSGSVTVAAWLAGRVPATGPVVAVLSGGNVDPDLFARMIAG; via the coding sequence ATGGTCGAGGTGGCCGGCCATCCCCTGTTCCTCAAGTGCGAGCACCTGCAGCCCATCGGGGCCTTCAAGGTGCGCGGCGCGCACACCGCCATCGCGCGGCTGGCGCCCGGGCGCCGTGCCGCCGGGGTGGTCACCTCCTCGAGCGGCAACCACGGCCAGGCGGTGGCCTGGGTGGCGCAGCGCTTCGGGGTGCGCAGCGTGGTGGTCATGCCGGAGTCGGCGCCGGCGGTGAAGGTGGCCGGGGTCCGGCGCCACGGCGGCGAGGTGGTCTTCGCCGGCCGCACCCGCTCCCCCGAACAGCAGGCCCGCGCCGACCAGTACGCCGCCGCCGACGGGCTCGCCATGATCCCGCCCTTCGACCACCCCGACGTGATCGCCGGGCAGGGCACCGCCGGGCTCGAGATCCTGGAGCAGGTCCCCGCCGTGGCCACGGTGCTGGTGCCGGTGGGCGGCGGCGGGCTGCTCTCCGGGATTACCACCGCCATCAAGGCGCTGGCCCCGGGGGTGGAGATCATCGGCGTGGAGCCGGCCGGCGCCCCCAAGCTCGGCGCCGCCCTCGCCGCCGGCCGCCCCGCCACGCTCACCGAGACCGCGAGCGTGGCCGACGGCCTGCTCACCCGGTCCATCGGGCAGCTCCCCTGGGCGCTGATCCAGGCCCACGTGCATCGCGCCATCGCGGTCACGGACGAGGAGATCGCCCGCGCGGTGCGCTACCTGTACGAGCGGCAGGGGCTCCGGGTGGAGCCCTCCGGGTCGGTGACCGTCGCGGCATGGCTCGCCGGCCGGGTGCCGGCCACGGGCCCGGTGGTAGCGGTGCTGAGCGGAGGCAACGTGGACCCGGACCTGTTCGCGCGCATGATCGCGGGATGA
- a CDS encoding thioredoxin family protein: MRDYWELGVPFAEFVQAAAPEHRGLWDGLYRTARAPAWAAKPLAAPRNLLAIAEDWCADTSSALPVLARWAEAAPGLVLRVIRRDAHPELMNRYLTLGTRSIPVIIVLDADLQELGHWGPYPAPLEEWVRGHKPPAMPKEEFVKGKRSWYAKDRGETMLRELGPLVGV, from the coding sequence ATGCGGGACTACTGGGAGCTCGGCGTGCCCTTCGCCGAGTTCGTGCAGGCGGCGGCGCCGGAGCATCGCGGGCTGTGGGATGGGCTCTACCGCACCGCGCGGGCGCCGGCGTGGGCGGCGAAGCCGCTCGCCGCGCCGCGCAACCTCCTGGCCATCGCCGAGGACTGGTGCGCCGACACCTCGAGCGCGCTGCCGGTGCTGGCGCGCTGGGCCGAGGCGGCGCCTGGCCTGGTGCTCCGGGTGATCCGCCGCGACGCCCACCCCGAACTGATGAACCGCTACCTGACCCTGGGCACCCGCTCCATCCCGGTGATCATCGTGCTCGATGCCGACCTCCAGGAGCTGGGCCACTGGGGCCCGTACCCCGCGCCGCTCGAGGAGTGGGTACGGGGCCACAAGCCCCCGGCGATGCCCAAGGAGGAGTTCGTGAAGGGGAAGCGGAGCTGGTACGCCAAGGACCGCGGGGAGACGATGCTGCGGGAGCTGGGGCCACTGGTGGGGGTGTAG
- a CDS encoding dienelactone hydrolase family protein: MRRGAVPTLLIAALGIALGAAGAVALNAGRRAAESPSRQVTTHGEWVKIASPSGDSLRAYVAYPERKDKAPAVIVIHEIFGLTEWEPTVADRLAGAGYVAIVPDLLSPRFGVTPASPDSGRKLTALLEPEAVNRDLDAAYAYLNTLPAVRKDQIGTIGFCWGGARSFRYATHNPALKAAVICYGSAPDSSLMPNIRARLLGVYGEEDARINAALPDVERRLAAAKARFSYTIYPGTGHGFLKPGRKGSDTPAVDSAWADVLGFYTEALR; this comes from the coding sequence ATGCGCCGCGGAGCCGTCCCCACCCTCCTCATTGCTGCCCTGGGCATCGCCCTCGGCGCGGCCGGAGCCGTTGCCCTCAACGCCGGCCGCCGTGCCGCCGAATCGCCGAGCCGCCAGGTCACCACCCACGGCGAATGGGTGAAGATCGCCAGCCCCTCGGGTGATTCGCTCCGCGCCTACGTGGCTTACCCCGAGCGCAAGGACAAGGCGCCGGCGGTGATCGTGATCCACGAGATCTTCGGCCTCACCGAGTGGGAGCCGACCGTGGCCGACCGGCTGGCCGGCGCCGGGTATGTGGCCATCGTCCCCGACCTGCTCTCGCCCCGCTTCGGCGTGACCCCCGCCTCCCCCGACAGCGGCCGCAAGCTCACCGCGCTGCTCGAGCCGGAGGCGGTCAACCGGGACCTCGACGCCGCCTACGCCTACCTCAACACCCTGCCGGCCGTCCGGAAGGACCAGATCGGCACCATCGGCTTCTGCTGGGGCGGCGCCCGGAGCTTCCGCTACGCCACCCACAACCCGGCGCTCAAGGCCGCGGTGATCTGCTACGGCAGCGCCCCCGACTCCTCCCTCATGCCGAACATCCGCGCCCGGCTGCTCGGTGTCTATGGCGAGGAAGACGCCCGCATCAACGCCGCCCTCCCCGACGTGGAGCGCCGGCTCGCCGCGGCCAAGGCCCGCTTCAGCTACACGATCTACCCTGGCACCGGCCACGGCTTCCTCAAGCCCGGCCGCAAGGGCAGCGACACCCCCGCGGTGGACTCGGCCTGGGCGGATGTGCTCGGGTTCTACACCGAAGCGTTGCGGTAG